From a single Planococcus shenhongbingii genomic region:
- a CDS encoding ATP synthase subunit I has product MDGLREIYTRLKKMMYFILAAFVIGWGFTPYQEVFAGLIIGSLFGIYNMWILVRRMEGFDRAVAEGSKVRSLGTALRFASGVAAVAIAILFAEYIHLVSTVIGLMIPYVLLLAERIVYHVKHH; this is encoded by the coding sequence ATGGATGGACTAAGGGAGATTTATACAAGGCTTAAGAAGATGATGTACTTCATCCTTGCGGCATTCGTTATTGGTTGGGGGTTTACCCCTTATCAAGAAGTTTTCGCGGGCCTGATCATCGGTTCCTTGTTCGGCATTTATAATATGTGGATTCTGGTTCGCCGGATGGAAGGATTTGACCGGGCGGTGGCAGAAGGCTCGAAGGTTCGTTCGCTCGGAACGGCATTACGGTTTGCATCAGGTGTTGCAGCAGTGGCGATAGCAATTCTTTTCGCTGAGTACATTCACTTGGTCAGTACGGTAATTGGGTTGATGATCCCGTATGTTCTGTTATTGGCAGAACGGATTGTTTATCATGTGAAACACCATTAA
- a CDS encoding F0F1 ATP synthase subunit delta, with protein sequence MSQASERYALALFEIANQHGTSEEVEADLREVKKVFVENPELLNLLGSPKLAAENKKNIISELFGQGNGYVVNTLQLLTERGRLDEVTDVVDQYIGLANEAKGIEDAKVYSVSPLTEEERASISATFAKKIGKQSLRIENIIDPSLIGGLRLQVGTRIYDSSISSKLERLQRQLIG encoded by the coding sequence ATGAGCCAAGCTTCAGAACGTTATGCATTAGCATTATTTGAAATTGCAAACCAGCATGGCACTTCTGAAGAAGTGGAAGCGGATTTGCGTGAAGTTAAGAAAGTTTTCGTTGAAAACCCGGAATTGCTGAATCTCCTAGGTTCACCAAAATTGGCAGCTGAAAACAAAAAAAATATTATTTCCGAACTTTTCGGCCAAGGGAATGGTTATGTCGTCAACACATTGCAGTTGCTGACAGAACGCGGACGCTTAGACGAAGTCACGGACGTAGTAGACCAATATATTGGATTAGCTAATGAAGCCAAAGGAATTGAAGATGCAAAAGTGTATTCGGTGAGTCCATTGACAGAAGAAGAACGTGCATCCATTTCTGCTACATTTGCCAAGAAAATCGGTAAACAATCTTTACGAATTGAAAACATCATCGATCCTTCTTTGATCGGTGGATTGCGTCTTCAAGTCGGAACCCGTATTTATGACAGCAGCATCTCTTCTAAGTTGGAACGTTTGCAGCGTCAATTGATCGGTTAA
- the rpiB gene encoding ribose 5-phosphate isomerase B — MKIAITSDHGGNNLRKEIVNLLNELGMDYQDFGPHTDDSVDYPDYAKPVAEAVAKGEFDRGILICGTGIGMSIAANKVKGIRCALVHDVFSAKATRGHNNSNVLAMGERVIGPGLAREIAKTWLTEEFEGGRHEKRIQKITDLEQ, encoded by the coding sequence ATGAAAATTGCTATAACATCAGATCACGGCGGGAATAACCTGCGTAAAGAAATCGTTAATTTATTAAATGAATTGGGTATGGATTATCAGGATTTTGGTCCGCATACAGACGATTCAGTGGATTATCCGGACTATGCAAAACCGGTGGCGGAAGCAGTGGCAAAAGGTGAATTCGATCGCGGAATCCTCATTTGCGGCACAGGAATCGGCATGTCGATTGCTGCCAATAAAGTTAAAGGCATCCGCTGCGCATTGGTTCATGATGTATTCAGTGCGAAAGCGACAAGAGGCCATAATAATTCAAACGTTCTAGCGATGGGTGAACGCGTAATCGGGCCTGGATTGGCACGTGAAATTGCCAAAACATGGCTTACAGAAGAATTCGAAGGCGGCAGACACGAGAAACGCATACAGAAAATAACAGATCTCGAACAATAA
- the glyA gene encoding serine hydroxymethyltransferase: protein MELIKTQDSAVFEAIKAEKGRQEANIELIASENFVSQAVMEAQGSVLTNKYAEGYPGKRYYGGCEFVDVVENIARDRLKEIFGAEHANVQPHSGSQANMAVYTAVLEKGDTILGMNLNHGGHLTHGSKVNFSGMQYNFVEYGVNEETQLIDYEIVRQVALEHKPKMIVAGTSAYSRVLDFEKFREIADEIGAYLMVDMAHIAGLVATGAHPNPVPHAHFVTSTTHKTLRGPRGGLILCKEEFAKKIDKTIFPGIQGGPLMHVIAAKAVAFGEAQQPEFKTYIDQVVKNAQALAEGLKAEGVDIVSGGTDNHLMLVDLRSLNLTGKVAEHVLDEVGITTNKNTIPFDPQSPFVTSGIRLGTPAVTSRGFKEAEMKEIASIMAKLLKNPEDENVKKEAAERTAKLTASFPLYK, encoded by the coding sequence ATGGAATTGATTAAAACGCAGGACTCGGCAGTTTTCGAAGCAATTAAGGCAGAAAAAGGGCGTCAGGAAGCGAATATTGAACTAATCGCCTCTGAAAACTTTGTATCGCAGGCAGTAATGGAGGCACAGGGTTCAGTCCTTACTAACAAGTATGCTGAAGGTTACCCTGGAAAACGCTATTATGGCGGATGTGAATTTGTGGATGTAGTAGAAAACATTGCGCGTGACCGACTGAAAGAAATTTTTGGCGCAGAACATGCGAACGTTCAGCCACATTCAGGATCACAAGCCAATATGGCGGTTTACACAGCAGTGCTTGAAAAAGGCGACACAATCCTAGGCATGAATTTAAACCACGGCGGACACTTGACACACGGCAGCAAAGTGAACTTCAGCGGAATGCAATATAATTTCGTGGAGTATGGAGTAAATGAAGAAACGCAATTAATCGATTATGAAATCGTGCGCCAAGTAGCGCTTGAGCATAAACCGAAAATGATCGTAGCTGGCACTAGTGCTTACTCCCGCGTTTTGGACTTTGAAAAATTCCGTGAAATCGCTGATGAAATCGGAGCTTACCTAATGGTTGATATGGCGCATATTGCAGGATTAGTCGCAACTGGCGCTCATCCGAATCCAGTGCCGCATGCACATTTCGTAACCTCGACTACACACAAAACGCTTCGCGGCCCTCGTGGAGGATTGATCCTTTGCAAAGAGGAATTCGCGAAGAAAATCGACAAGACCATTTTCCCTGGAATTCAAGGGGGCCCTCTAATGCACGTCATTGCTGCAAAAGCGGTGGCATTTGGAGAAGCGCAACAGCCTGAATTCAAGACATATATTGACCAAGTCGTAAAAAATGCACAAGCGCTTGCTGAAGGTTTAAAAGCTGAAGGCGTTGATATCGTTTCAGGCGGAACTGACAACCACTTAATGCTGGTTGATCTTCGTTCTCTAAACTTGACTGGTAAAGTAGCGGAGCATGTACTTGATGAAGTAGGGATTACAACAAACAAAAACACCATTCCTTTTGATCCGCAAAGCCCATTTGTGACTTCAGGAATACGCCTTGGTACGCCAGCGGTGACTTCCCGAGGATTTAAGGAAGCGGAAATGAAAGAAATCGCTTCGATCATGGCGAAATTATTGAAAAATCCAGAAGACGAAAATGTGAAAAAAGAAGCTGCAGAACGAACAGCTAAGTTAACAGCTAGTTTTCCATTGTACAAATAA
- the upp gene encoding uracil phosphoribosyltransferase, with the protein MGKVYVFDHPLIQHKLTYIRDKSTGTKEFRELVDEVATLMAFEITRDLPLKEIEVETPVQMATSKVLAGKKLGIVPILRAGIGMVDGILKLIPAAKVGHIGLYRDPETLQPVEYYLKLPSDVQEREFIVVDPMLATGGSAIEAVNSLKKRGATKIRFMCIIAAPEGVEAFQSVHPDVDLYIAALDEKLNEHGYIVPGLGDAGDRLFGTK; encoded by the coding sequence TTGGGGAAAGTATATGTATTTGACCATCCACTGATTCAGCATAAATTGACGTATATCCGTGATAAGTCGACAGGAACGAAAGAATTCCGTGAATTGGTTGATGAAGTTGCGACGTTGATGGCTTTTGAAATCACCCGCGATTTGCCGCTAAAGGAAATTGAAGTGGAAACGCCGGTCCAGATGGCGACTTCCAAAGTGTTGGCGGGCAAGAAATTAGGCATCGTGCCAATTCTGCGTGCAGGCATCGGCATGGTAGATGGCATTTTGAAATTGATTCCTGCCGCTAAAGTGGGCCATATCGGTCTATACCGGGATCCAGAAACTCTACAGCCGGTTGAGTATTATTTGAAGCTGCCATCCGATGTGCAAGAACGTGAATTTATTGTAGTAGATCCGATGCTTGCAACAGGTGGTTCAGCGATTGAAGCTGTAAACTCATTGAAAAAGCGCGGTGCGACGAAAATTCGTTTCATGTGCATCATTGCAGCACCAGAAGGCGTAGAAGCTTTCCAATCAGTTCATCCGGATGTGGATCTCTACATAGCGGCTTTGGACGAGAAGCTGAACGAGCATGGCTACATTGTTCCAGGTCTCGGTGACGCAGGCGACCGGTTGTTCGGTACAAAATAA
- the atpA gene encoding F0F1 ATP synthase subunit alpha has translation MSIKAEEISVLIKQQIENYQSELKVDDIGTVITVGDGIARVHGLDNVMAGELIEFSTGVLGMAQNLEANNVGIIILGPYTDIKEGDEVRRTGRIMEVPVGPELIGRVVNPLGQPVDGLGPINTTKTRPIESPAQGVMARKSVHEPLQTGIKAIDALVPIGRGQRELIIGDRQTGKTSVAIDTILNQADQDMICIYVAIGQKESTVRNVVETLRKNGALDYTIVVTASASQPAPLLYLAPYAGISMAEEFMFEGKHVLIVYDDLTKQASAYRELSLLLRRPPGREAYPGDVFYLHSRLLERAAKLNETLGAGSITALPFVETQAGDISAYIPTNVISITDGQIFLQSDLFFSGVRPAINAGLSVSRVGGSAQIKAMKKVAGTLRLDLAAFRELESFSQFGSDLDAATAAKLERGKRTVEVLKQDLNNPIKVEKQVVIFYALTRGFLDDIAIQDIQRFEAELTSWLDSNHTEILETIRKTQGLPSDEAFGAAINDFKRTFAKSE, from the coding sequence ATGAGCATCAAAGCTGAAGAAATCAGTGTCCTGATTAAACAGCAGATTGAAAACTATCAATCTGAATTGAAAGTAGACGATATTGGTACGGTAATCACAGTCGGTGACGGTATCGCTCGTGTTCATGGCCTCGACAACGTCATGGCTGGAGAACTTATTGAGTTCTCAACTGGTGTATTGGGTATGGCACAGAACTTGGAAGCCAACAACGTTGGTATCATCATCTTAGGGCCTTACACAGACATCAAAGAAGGCGATGAAGTACGTCGAACTGGCCGCATCATGGAAGTGCCAGTAGGACCAGAACTTATCGGACGCGTAGTAAATCCACTTGGACAGCCAGTAGACGGCTTAGGTCCAATCAACACAACAAAAACTCGCCCAATCGAAAGCCCGGCTCAAGGGGTTATGGCCCGTAAATCGGTTCACGAACCACTTCAGACAGGGATTAAAGCGATTGACGCTCTAGTGCCGATCGGCCGTGGACAGCGCGAATTGATCATCGGTGACCGCCAGACAGGTAAAACTTCTGTAGCGATCGATACCATCTTGAACCAAGCTGACCAAGACATGATTTGTATCTATGTAGCAATCGGGCAAAAAGAATCTACAGTACGTAACGTAGTTGAAACTTTGCGCAAAAACGGTGCACTTGATTACACAATCGTAGTGACAGCTTCTGCTTCACAACCAGCTCCATTATTGTACCTGGCTCCTTACGCTGGTATCTCTATGGCTGAAGAATTCATGTTCGAAGGCAAGCACGTCTTGATCGTATACGACGATTTAACAAAACAAGCGTCTGCTTACCGCGAACTTTCACTATTGCTTCGTCGTCCACCAGGCCGTGAAGCTTATCCAGGGGATGTTTTCTACTTGCACTCACGGTTATTGGAACGTGCTGCGAAATTGAACGAAACTTTAGGTGCCGGCTCAATTACAGCTCTTCCATTCGTTGAAACGCAAGCAGGCGATATTTCTGCTTACATTCCAACAAACGTAATTTCGATCACTGACGGACAAATTTTCCTTCAGTCAGATCTATTCTTCTCGGGTGTACGTCCGGCAATCAACGCAGGTCTTTCTGTATCACGCGTAGGTGGTTCAGCACAGATCAAAGCAATGAAAAAAGTTGCGGGTACTTTGCGTCTTGACTTGGCTGCATTCCGTGAGCTTGAGTCGTTCTCTCAATTCGGTTCAGACCTTGATGCAGCGACTGCAGCAAAACTTGAGCGTGGGAAACGTACTGTTGAAGTATTGAAGCAAGATTTGAACAACCCGATTAAAGTTGAAAAACAAGTTGTTATTTTCTATGCATTGACTCGCGGATTCCTTGATGATATTGCAATTCAAGACATTCAGCGTTTTGAAGCGGAATTGACAAGCTGGCTGGATTCCAACCACACTGAAATTTTGGAAACTATTCGCAAAACTCAAGGTTTGCCTTCTGATGAAGCATTTGGAGCAGCAATCAACGATTTCAAACGCACATTCGCAAAATCAGAATAA
- the atpE gene encoding F0F1 ATP synthase subunit C — MTGSLGLLAAAIAVGLAALGAGIGNGLIVSKTVEGIARQPEARGVLQTTMFIGVALVEALPIIAVVIAFIVMNQ; from the coding sequence ATGACAGGTTCATTAGGTTTATTAGCAGCAGCAATCGCAGTAGGTTTAGCAGCACTAGGTGCAGGTATTGGTAACGGTCTTATCGTTTCAAAAACAGTTGAAGGAATCGCTCGCCAGCCAGAAGCACGCGGCGTTCTTCAAACAACTATGTTCATCGGGGTAGCATTGGTTGAAGCACTACCAATCATCGCAGTAGTTATCGCGTTCATCGTAATGAACCAATAG
- a CDS encoding EAL domain-containing protein has product MPTYQLRKEKRIIIEWLRRLGVEFQTGFVVLNHDVEDTPIIYANQAFCEMSGFSEDEIVGFNGRFMHGSKTDPEVVRKIRDCIDARTACTYEIINYRKDGSPFWNEITVQPISIQEKGVTFTLMLQRDITDRKRTEALIKLQQETYNDIEKGYMLSVLLQKACMAVESFFQDGAKCTVMLVDENDRFRIAAGNSMPKEFHEAVDGVLAEETAVTCGAAFYRDETVVVEDITIDPLWKNHQQLAETLGLVSSWSVPIHDLEGKPIGTFGIYFPARTLPAPKELEFIEQMAPAVALIIKYSQQQADILALAYTDKESNLPNRNYFINEIKELLKEQKEGFIAFISADEYVKVVDQYGHRAGDSLVREVGKRFLRAKLPSDHVIARFSDSTIALFCLTPLGKVPDYLELLAQLDPVSIQDMELFLTLKMGVALITPNQQNADELIRHADSALSKAKLRAGESICYYENEHDESMMKDLRIANELTAAIKREEVDVYLQPKVELKTGKILSFEALARWSSPELGVIAPDVFIPVAEKNGKIRVLEQVVLKRVLTWLKKRQDQGLELSQVAINISTDHFFHHSFIPYLVDKTAEYGIEPKWLQLEITERIGFVDIDTAYKVFRQLNNYGFTSSLDDFGTGYSSLSYLQKLPVTEIKIDRSFISNMQEPQTLAIVRTIVQLAENLNMRVVAEGIETEEQRRILIALGCRIGQGYFYYRPMSLDEANLL; this is encoded by the coding sequence ATGCCAACGTACCAATTAAGGAAAGAAAAGCGAATAATCATTGAGTGGCTGCGCCGTCTGGGGGTAGAATTTCAAACTGGTTTTGTTGTGTTGAACCATGATGTAGAAGACACCCCGATCATTTATGCGAATCAGGCTTTTTGTGAGATGAGCGGCTTCTCAGAAGATGAAATAGTCGGATTTAATGGAAGGTTTATGCACGGGTCAAAAACCGATCCGGAAGTAGTCCGGAAAATAAGAGACTGCATTGATGCCCGTACTGCATGCACATATGAAATCATTAACTACCGGAAAGACGGCAGCCCTTTTTGGAATGAAATTACCGTCCAGCCCATTAGCATCCAGGAAAAAGGAGTAACTTTTACATTGATGCTTCAACGGGATATCACGGACCGTAAGCGGACGGAAGCTTTGATCAAATTGCAGCAGGAAACTTATAATGATATTGAAAAAGGCTATATGCTGAGCGTTCTTTTACAAAAAGCCTGTATGGCAGTTGAGTCTTTTTTCCAAGATGGTGCAAAATGTACGGTCATGCTGGTGGATGAAAATGATCGTTTCCGGATTGCGGCAGGAAATTCTATGCCGAAGGAATTTCATGAAGCAGTGGACGGAGTTTTAGCAGAAGAAACAGCAGTCACTTGTGGAGCAGCTTTTTATCGTGATGAAACCGTAGTGGTGGAAGACATAACAATTGATCCTTTATGGAAGAACCACCAGCAACTTGCGGAAACGCTTGGCCTTGTTTCAAGCTGGTCTGTCCCGATTCATGATCTTGAAGGCAAACCCATCGGCACGTTTGGCATTTATTTCCCTGCACGCACTCTTCCGGCTCCCAAGGAATTGGAATTTATAGAACAGATGGCGCCGGCAGTGGCATTGATCATCAAATATTCCCAACAGCAAGCAGATATTCTGGCATTGGCTTATACCGATAAAGAATCGAATTTGCCGAACCGGAACTATTTCATAAATGAAATAAAAGAACTGTTAAAAGAACAAAAAGAAGGATTTATTGCATTCATCTCTGCAGATGAATACGTAAAAGTGGTTGATCAGTACGGACATCGGGCAGGGGATTCACTCGTCCGCGAAGTCGGCAAACGGTTTCTTCGGGCGAAATTGCCGTCGGATCATGTGATTGCCCGCTTTTCTGATTCGACCATTGCGTTGTTTTGCTTAACGCCTCTTGGTAAAGTGCCGGATTATTTGGAGCTGCTGGCCCAATTGGATCCGGTCAGCATTCAGGATATGGAACTGTTCCTGACCTTGAAAATGGGAGTAGCCCTGATTACGCCGAACCAGCAAAATGCGGACGAACTGATACGCCATGCAGACAGCGCATTGTCCAAAGCCAAATTGCGGGCAGGGGAATCCATTTGTTATTACGAAAACGAACACGATGAATCGATGATGAAAGATTTGCGGATCGCCAATGAATTGACGGCAGCGATCAAGCGTGAAGAAGTCGATGTTTACCTGCAGCCGAAAGTGGAATTGAAGACTGGGAAAATTCTAAGCTTTGAAGCTTTGGCTCGCTGGTCTTCCCCAGAGCTTGGTGTTATTGCTCCTGATGTTTTTATTCCCGTTGCGGAAAAGAACGGCAAGATCCGGGTATTGGAGCAAGTGGTGCTTAAACGTGTCTTGACGTGGTTGAAAAAACGGCAAGACCAAGGTTTGGAGTTAAGCCAAGTGGCGATCAATATTTCAACCGATCATTTTTTCCATCATTCCTTTATTCCCTATCTTGTCGATAAGACGGCAGAATATGGCATTGAACCGAAATGGCTTCAATTAGAAATTACGGAACGCATCGGTTTTGTTGACATTGATACAGCTTATAAAGTTTTTAGGCAGCTGAATAATTATGGTTTCACAAGTTCACTCGATGATTTCGGTACAGGATATTCTTCTTTGAGTTATTTGCAGAAGCTGCCTGTCACCGAAATCAAAATTGACCGTTCGTTCATTTCCAATATGCAGGAACCTCAGACTTTAGCGATTGTGCGCACGATTGTTCAGCTGGCAGAGAACTTGAATATGCGTGTTGTAGCGGAAGGAATCGAAACCGAGGAGCAGCGGCGGATTTTAATAGCGCTTGGATGCCGCATCGGCCAAGGTTATTTCTACTACCGTCCGATGTCGCTGGATGAAGCAAATTTACTATGA
- the atpB gene encoding F0F1 ATP synthase subunit A, with amino-acid sequence MDHGAPMYELFGIWFNLSNVMMLLVAALIVFLIAFIATRNLQLKPKGMQNFMEWIMDFVKGLIKSNMDWRDGGRFHVLGITLIMFIFVSNMLGLPFAIVVNGDLWWKSPTADPTVTMTLAATIIVLSHYYGIKLKGLGQYSAGYLKPMPFLFPLKIIEEFANTLTLGLRLYGNIYAGEILLTLLAGLASASVFGFAAAILPMMAWQGFSIFIGAIQAFIFVMLTMVYLSHKVADDH; translated from the coding sequence GTGGATCATGGCGCTCCAATGTATGAATTGTTCGGTATTTGGTTTAACTTATCGAACGTTATGATGCTTCTTGTAGCCGCTCTTATCGTTTTCCTAATTGCATTTATCGCTACTCGGAATCTGCAGCTTAAACCAAAAGGCATGCAAAACTTCATGGAATGGATTATGGATTTCGTTAAAGGTCTTATTAAGAGCAATATGGACTGGAGAGACGGCGGACGATTCCATGTTCTTGGAATTACGTTGATCATGTTCATTTTCGTATCAAACATGCTGGGATTGCCTTTTGCAATAGTTGTCAATGGAGATCTTTGGTGGAAATCACCAACTGCTGATCCAACTGTCACTATGACATTGGCTGCCACCATTATCGTTTTGAGCCATTACTATGGCATCAAACTGAAAGGGCTGGGACAATACAGCGCAGGATATTTAAAACCTATGCCGTTTTTATTCCCGCTTAAGATTATTGAAGAGTTCGCAAATACGCTGACACTCGGTCTGCGTCTTTACGGTAACATCTATGCAGGTGAAATCTTGCTTACTTTATTGGCAGGCCTTGCATCAGCAAGTGTCTTTGGATTTGCAGCCGCTATCCTTCCAATGATGGCATGGCAAGGATTCTCAATCTTTATTGGCGCAATCCAAGCGTTCATTTTCGTTATGTTAACGATGGTTTATTTATCGCATAAAGTTGCCGACGACCATTGA
- a CDS encoding AtpZ/AtpI family protein: MRPTKSPLQAMALYSAILSQLVGSVLIGTFTGMWLDDQFGTAPLFLIICLFAGLAIGIWAMFQTIRKFDSGDQ, from the coding sequence ATGCGCCCAACAAAAAGTCCCTTACAAGCGATGGCCCTTTACAGTGCCATCCTCTCACAACTTGTCGGGTCCGTACTCATCGGTACATTTACAGGTATGTGGCTCGATGATCAATTCGGAACCGCCCCGCTTTTCTTGATCATTTGCCTATTCGCAGGATTAGCCATCGGTATATGGGCAATGTTTCAAACTATCCGAAAATTCGACTCAGGAGACCAGTAA
- the atpF gene encoding F0F1 ATP synthase subunit B — MFFDHLVLGAAGEFLNIGDIIATLVIFILLMLLLKKFAWGPLMGVMQQREDLIASEIETAEHSRQESQKLLEEQRSLLKEARTQAQEIVETAKKQGEVSRQDIIATARTEAGRMKDSAVQEIANEREKALAAVREEVVALSMLAASKVLNKEISVEDNRQLINETIAKAGDIQ; from the coding sequence GTGTTTTTTGATCACCTCGTACTCGGCGCGGCCGGGGAATTTTTAAACATCGGAGATATCATAGCAACTCTTGTAATTTTCATCTTGTTGATGTTGCTATTGAAAAAATTCGCATGGGGCCCATTGATGGGCGTAATGCAACAGCGTGAAGATTTGATCGCCAGTGAAATCGAAACGGCTGAACACAGCCGCCAGGAATCACAGAAATTGCTTGAAGAACAGCGCAGCTTGTTAAAAGAAGCGCGTACTCAAGCGCAGGAAATCGTAGAAACGGCTAAAAAGCAAGGCGAAGTTTCGCGTCAGGACATTATCGCGACAGCGCGTACTGAAGCTGGCCGCATGAAAGATTCTGCAGTTCAAGAAATCGCTAACGAGAGAGAAAAAGCTCTAGCGGCAGTACGCGAAGAAGTTGTGGCATTGTCAATGCTTGCAGCATCTAAAGTACTTAACAAAGAAATCAGTGTAGAAGACAACCGCCAATTGATTAATGAAACGATTGCGAAGGCAGGCGACATACAATGA
- the wecB gene encoding non-hydrolyzing UDP-N-acetylglucosamine 2-epimerase, whose amino-acid sequence MTIFGTRPEAIKMAPLVLELQKHPETIEPLVAVTAQHREMLDQVLETFQITPDFDLNIMKDRQTLSDVTTRALIGLDGIMKEAKPDIVLVHGDTTTTFVASLAAFYNQIAIGHVEAGLRTHNKYSPYPEEMNRQLTGVLADIHFSPTEKSAQNLRSENKQETSIYITGNTAIDALKTTVRETYSHPILEKIGSDRMILLTAHRRENLGQPMRNMFRAIKRLLAEHDDIQVVYPVHMNPAVREVADEILGRDPRIHLIEPLEVLDFHNFAARSFIILTDSGGIQEEAPSLGKPVLVLRDTTERPEGIEAGTLKLAGTDEETIYGLAKELLTNKETYKAMSQASNPYGDGEASRRIVEALIEYFSAK is encoded by the coding sequence ATGACGATTTTTGGCACGCGGCCTGAAGCCATTAAAATGGCGCCGCTTGTACTCGAACTCCAAAAGCATCCTGAAACCATCGAGCCGCTTGTTGCGGTAACTGCCCAGCATAGAGAAATGCTTGACCAAGTGCTGGAAACGTTTCAGATTACTCCGGATTTCGATTTGAATATTATGAAAGACCGGCAGACATTAAGTGATGTTACCACTCGGGCACTTATTGGGCTTGACGGCATCATGAAAGAAGCAAAACCGGATATCGTACTTGTGCATGGCGATACGACGACGACATTTGTGGCGAGCCTTGCCGCTTTCTACAACCAGATTGCTATTGGCCATGTAGAAGCTGGGCTGCGCACACATAATAAGTATTCTCCTTATCCAGAAGAAATGAATCGTCAATTGACGGGTGTCCTTGCTGATATCCACTTTTCGCCGACTGAAAAATCCGCTCAGAACCTGCGCTCGGAAAACAAACAGGAAACAAGCATTTATATCACTGGCAACACGGCTATAGATGCATTGAAAACAACAGTGCGCGAAACTTACAGCCATCCCATTCTTGAAAAAATCGGTTCAGACCGCATGATTTTATTGACGGCCCATCGCCGTGAAAATCTGGGGCAGCCAATGCGCAATATGTTCCGGGCCATCAAGCGCCTTCTTGCGGAACATGACGATATCCAAGTGGTTTATCCGGTTCATATGAATCCGGCAGTGCGTGAAGTCGCGGATGAAATTCTGGGGCGTGATCCGAGAATCCATTTGATTGAACCGCTGGAAGTGTTGGATTTCCATAACTTCGCTGCCCGCTCATTCATTATTTTGACGGATTCCGGCGGCATTCAGGAAGAGGCGCCGTCGCTCGGCAAACCGGTCCTTGTGTTGCGGGATACCACTGAACGGCCTGAAGGCATTGAAGCTGGTACACTTAAACTTGCGGGGACAGATGAAGAAACAATATATGGATTGGCAAAAGAATTGCTGACAAACAAAGAGACCTATAAAGCAATGTCCCAAGCATCCAATCCATATGGAGATGGTGAAGCTTCCCGCCGAATAGTTGAAGCCTTGATCGAATACTTTTCTGCGAAGTAA
- a CDS encoding TIGR01440 family protein, with product MQTLWQLQLEETLSELEQQIQFKKGQVFVVGCSTSEVAGKRIGTGGGLDIAESLYEPLEKFAARHRIFLAFQGCEHINRALTVERQAAEKYGWEPVTVIPVAKAGGSMSAYAYSNMKDPVVVEEIQAHAGIDIGQTMIGMHLKRVAVPVRTSVKLIGEAIVSAATTRPKLIGGKRASYDRELVQLQEGYIDGID from the coding sequence ATGCAAACCTTATGGCAACTGCAGCTTGAAGAAACGTTAAGTGAATTGGAACAGCAAATTCAATTTAAAAAGGGCCAAGTGTTTGTAGTCGGCTGCTCCACTTCAGAAGTCGCAGGGAAACGGATTGGCACAGGCGGCGGCCTTGATATTGCAGAAAGCCTTTATGAGCCGCTTGAAAAATTTGCGGCACGCCACCGTATTTTTCTGGCTTTTCAAGGCTGCGAACATATCAACCGGGCACTGACGGTCGAACGCCAAGCAGCTGAAAAATATGGCTGGGAACCGGTTACGGTCATCCCTGTTGCTAAAGCCGGCGGCTCCATGAGCGCTTACGCCTATTCAAATATGAAGGATCCGGTGGTGGTTGAAGAAATTCAAGCACATGCTGGAATCGACATTGGACAGACAATGATTGGCATGCATTTAAAAAGAGTAGCCGTTCCTGTGCGAACTTCTGTTAAACTAATAGGTGAAGCGATTGTGTCAGCTGCAACTACCCGTCCGAAACTGATTGGTGGGAAACGCGCAAGTTACGATCGTGAGCTTGTCCAACTACAGGAGGGATACATTGATGGAATTGATTAA